The window CGGATCCGCGGTTACCGGCTCCGTCCCGGCCGCCCCTCTTACGGGAACACCGTCTTTATCAGGCTGATTGGCTACTGCGTTTCTATCAGTTTCGTGCCGATGAAATATTATCGGAAGCGTTACCCGATTTTGACACTCGCCTTGATCCGAAGACCTGCTGGGCTTTGCGGCACCCCGAATGCTTTCCTGTAGAGATCAATAAAGCGTCTTATCACATGCTGCTTCGCGTGCCCGGTATCGGCGTTCTCTCGGCGCGCCGCATTTGTGCGGCGCGCCGTTCGGCATGGCTCTCTTATGATTCGCTGCGCCGGTTCGGAATCATTTTTAAGCGTGCAAAATATTTTATTACCTGCCGAGGTAAGTATTATGGCGGCGTTTACCGCCTCGAGACCGTTCGCCAACGCTTATTGCTGCAAGAAGCCTCTCAGGCTTACGAAGCCGTGAGTCTTTTCGATGAAACGGGAGGTGCCTCGTGAATTATCATTATGACGGAACTTTTTTCGGCTTTCTCACCGCTGTTTTTGATGCTTATCATGACGGGATACGGCATGTCGCCCATATCCATAGCGATGCAGAGCGCTCTTTATTCGGGCAGGAGAAGGAAGTCGGCACCGATGCGGGTAAAGCGGTTCGCGTTCTGCAGGGGCTGAAGGCGTCTTGCGGTAAGGAGGCGGTGCACTTTCTGTATTACGCTTTTTTGGCGGAAACGGCTGAACGGGAGCCCGTATTATTGTATTATATCCGCCGGCTCTTTACTTGGCGGCAGACCTGGCGACGGCACTTGAGTGACGAGCTGATTTGGCAGACGCGGTTGTGGGCGCAAAAGACGGGGAATGAACGACATAAACTTTTGGGACTTCTTCGTTTTCAGAAATTGTCGGACGGGATGCTCTATGGACCTGTTGCGCCGACTGCCGCCGTCGTCCCTCTTTTGGCGCCGCATTTCATACGCCGTTTTCCCGAAGAGCGTTGGATTATCCACGATCGTCGTCGCGGCGTTGGCGTGTTGTATGAACAACATGAGACGGCTATCGTTGAAATTCCCTGCTCACGGTCTCCTGATCTGGCGGCGGAAGAACTTTGCTGGCAAAGCTTGTGGCAACGGTATTACCGTACCGCGGCGATTGAAGAACGCCGCAATGAATTGTTGCGGCGCTCTTTTATGCCTTATAAATATTGGCCCGATCTGATTGAAATGAAGTGATTTTTTTCGGTTTATTTTTCCTATCAGTTGTTATATAATAGTACCATTAGATTGTTATGAGGAAAGGTAGAATAGCGTGAAACCTGTTTTGGTGACGGTAGAGAGCATTCAACGAAATGAGAACGGCGAAGAGATCACGTTAGAGCTTGTTTCGGAAGGGAAATTCTATGCTAAAGACCGGGCGCAATATATTGTTTACGAAGAGAGTGAAATTACCGGCATGGCCGGCGTTACGACGGTTATCAAAATTCCTGAAGACGGTACGGTTTGTCTGCTGCGCTTGGGAAGTCTCAAGCAGCGGCAGGAGTATGCTGTCGGCAGGGAGAGCCGTTCTACTTATGAGACTCCGGTCGGTATCATGGGTGTGACGATGAAAACGTATGAATGTGATGTCGCTTTGCGGGACGGAGTCGGCACGATCCGTCTCGGTTTTGATGTCACGATTGAAGGTGTCGGGGCGAATTATAATCAGGTAACGATTACAGTGCGGGAGGATAAATCGTAATGGAATTAAAAGAACTGTTGACGCGGGGAATTCAGACGGCTTTGCAAGAAGCTGTCCGGAACGGGGAATTGCCGGACGGCGATTATCCTGCTGTTTTGCTGGAAGTTCCGCCGCAGAAGGAATTCGGGGATTTTGCCAGCAACATTGCCATGCAGTCGGCGCGCATTGCGAGACGGTCGCCGCGCGATATTGCAAACACGATTATTTCCCATATGGAGTATTCTTGGCTGAATAAAGCGGAAGTGGCCGGTGCCGGTTTTATTAATTTTTTTCTGAATCATACGGTTTTATACGACGCGTTGAAAGGCATTCTGGCGTCCGGATCGGCCTATGGTCAAGCGCCGCTGCGCGCTGACGATACGGTGCAGGTGGAATATGTCAGCGCGAATCCGACGGGGCCTCTCCATGTCGGTCACGGCCGCGGTGCCGCATACGGCAGTGCGTTGGTAAATTTATTGCGCGCCGCCGGCTACCGGGTTGAAGCGGAATACTACATCAATGACGCCGGCAATCAAATGAATAATCTGGCTGCATCCGTCAACGCCCGGTATTTGCAACTGCTCGGCAAAGAAGCGGAAATTCCCGAGAACGGCTATCATGGACAGGATATTATTGATACGGCACAGGCGATTATTGATCAGGACGGCGCCGCTTATCTCGAGATGGATGAGGCGACAAGGCTGGAACTGTTCAAAGATCGGGCTTATGCTGAAAAGCTGAAGGCCTTGAAACGTGACTTGGAACATTTTAATGTGCACTATGACCGTTGGTTCAGCGAACGGACGCTGCATCCGCAGGCGATTGAAGCGGCATGTGCCGTTTTAAAGCGGGACGGTAAGGTCTATGAACAAGACGGCGCGTTATGGTTGCGTTCGACTGCTTACGGTGATGACAAGGATCGCGTCGTCATCCGCGATAACGGTGTACCGACATATTTGGCTGCCGACATCGCTTATCACAAGAATAAATATGATCGCGGCTTTCATTCATTGATCAATATTTGGGGGGCCGATCATCACGGCTATGTGGCGCGCGTCAAGGCTGCCATGGCGGCGCTCGGGTATGATCCGCAGCGGTTGGAAATTTTGCTGTTGCAAATGGTGAGCCTTTTCCGCAACGGTGAAGTCGTTAAGATGTCGAAACGGACGGGACAGGCAATCACCTTGAACGAATTGATTGAAGAAGTCGGCACCGATGCGGCTCGGTATTTCTTTATCATGCGCTCCCTCGACACGCAACTTGATTTTGATCTTGACCTGGCGACGTCGCGGAGTAATGAAAACCCCGTTTACTATATTCAGTACGCACATGCCCGGATATACAGCGTGTATAGGCAAATCGAGGAAAAAGGCGGCACCGTACCGGATACATGGGATGATGTCGATTGGAGCCGGCTCTGTGAAGAACCGGAATTGGCGTTGATTAAGAAAATGACGGCGTTCCCCGAAGAGATCCAAAAGGCTGCTGTCAACAGAGAACCGCATCGTCTTGCTCATTTTGTTCATGAACTGGCAGGACTGTTTCACACCTTCTATAACCAGTGTCATATCATTCAATCCGACAAAGAACTGGAAAAGGCGAGGTTAGCACTGATTACGGCAGTCCGGATTACGATCGCTAACAGTCTGGCGGTTCTCGGCATTTCCGCGCCGAAGGAAATGTAGCGGAACAAGGCAATGACCGGATGAAGTAATGTTTTTTGTGAGCGGCGGCTCGACAGGGAGGAAAAATGGCTAAATATATATTTGTAACAGGTGGCGTTGTCTCTTCACTAGGCAAGGGGATTACGGCGGCCGCGTTAGGACGGCTGCTGAAAAACCGCGGGTTTAAAGTGACGATTCAGAAATTCGATCCTTATATCAATGTGGACCCGGGAACGATGAGTCCGTATCAGCATGGCGAAGTCTTCGTCACCGATGACGGCACGGAAACAGATCTGGATTTGGGGCATTATGAACGGTTTATCGATATCAATTTAGGCAAGAATTCCAATGTCACAACGGGGAAGATATACTGGTCCGTGCTGCAAAAGGAGCGTCGCGGTGATTATTTGGGACATACCGTCCAGGTTATTCCCCATATTACCAATGAAATTAAAAACCGTGTTTACCGTGTAGGAGATGAAGACAATGCCGACGTCGTCATTACCGAAATAGGAGGAACCGTCGGTGATATTGAAAGTCTGCCCTTTCTCGAGGCCATTCGGCAGATCCGCAAAGATGTGGGACGTAACGATGTCCTGTATATTCACGTCACCCTTGTTCCTTATATCGGTGCGGCCGGAGAATTGAAAACGAAACCGACGCAGCATAGTGTCAAAGAGCTGCGCAGCATTGGAATTCAACCGGATATTATTGTCTGCCGTACGGAGAAACCGCTTTCAGAAGAGATGAAAGAAAAATTAGCTCTTTTCTGTGATATTGACAAAGATGCGGTTATTCAAAACAAGACGCTTGACAGTATTTATGAGGTTCCCCTGTTGTTGGCCGAAGAAGGCATGGATAAGATCGTTCTGGATAAACTGGCGCTGCCTGATAAGCCGTGCGACATGGATGACTGGAAAAAGATGGTTTACGATATTTACCACACGGAAAAAGAAGTAGATATTGCGCTGGTCGGAAAATACGTGGCTCTGCATGACGCCTATTTGAGCGTAGCCGAAGCGTTGAGCCATGCGGGAATCGCTTATAAGGCAAAGGTCAATATTCATTGGATTGATTCGGAATATTTGGAAAATCCGGCGCTTTCCATGGCAGATGTCTTTAAGGATATTGACGGGATCGTTGTTCCCGGCGGTTTCGGTAATCGCGGTATTGAAGGCAAAGTCCGCGCGATTCAATACGCTCGTGAGCATAAGCTGCCGTTTTTGGGCCTTTGTCTCGGCATGCAGTGCGCCGTTATGG of the Megasphaera vaginalis (ex Bordigoni et al. 2020) genome contains:
- a CDS encoding TIGR03915 family putative DNA repair protein; translation: MNYHYDGTFFGFLTAVFDAYHDGIRHVAHIHSDAERSLFGQEKEVGTDAGKAVRVLQGLKASCGKEAVHFLYYAFLAETAEREPVLLYYIRRLFTWRQTWRRHLSDELIWQTRLWAQKTGNERHKLLGLLRFQKLSDGMLYGPVAPTAAVVPLLAPHFIRRFPEERWIIHDRRRGVGVLYEQHETAIVEIPCSRSPDLAAEELCWQSLWQRYYRTAAIEERRNELLRRSFMPYKYWPDLIEMK
- a CDS encoding DUF1934 domain-containing protein, with protein sequence MKPVLVTVESIQRNENGEEITLELVSEGKFYAKDRAQYIVYEESEITGMAGVTTVIKIPEDGTVCLLRLGSLKQRQEYAVGRESRSTYETPVGIMGVTMKTYECDVALRDGVGTIRLGFDVTIEGVGANYNQVTITVREDKS
- the argS gene encoding arginine--tRNA ligase, with translation MELKELLTRGIQTALQEAVRNGELPDGDYPAVLLEVPPQKEFGDFASNIAMQSARIARRSPRDIANTIISHMEYSWLNKAEVAGAGFINFFLNHTVLYDALKGILASGSAYGQAPLRADDTVQVEYVSANPTGPLHVGHGRGAAYGSALVNLLRAAGYRVEAEYYINDAGNQMNNLAASVNARYLQLLGKEAEIPENGYHGQDIIDTAQAIIDQDGAAYLEMDEATRLELFKDRAYAEKLKALKRDLEHFNVHYDRWFSERTLHPQAIEAACAVLKRDGKVYEQDGALWLRSTAYGDDKDRVVIRDNGVPTYLAADIAYHKNKYDRGFHSLINIWGADHHGYVARVKAAMAALGYDPQRLEILLLQMVSLFRNGEVVKMSKRTGQAITLNELIEEVGTDAARYFFIMRSLDTQLDFDLDLATSRSNENPVYYIQYAHARIYSVYRQIEEKGGTVPDTWDDVDWSRLCEEPELALIKKMTAFPEEIQKAAVNREPHRLAHFVHELAGLFHTFYNQCHIIQSDKELEKARLALITAVRITIANSLAVLGISAPKEM
- a CDS encoding CTP synthase, which codes for MAKYIFVTGGVVSSLGKGITAAALGRLLKNRGFKVTIQKFDPYINVDPGTMSPYQHGEVFVTDDGTETDLDLGHYERFIDINLGKNSNVTTGKIYWSVLQKERRGDYLGHTVQVIPHITNEIKNRVYRVGDEDNADVVITEIGGTVGDIESLPFLEAIRQIRKDVGRNDVLYIHVTLVPYIGAAGELKTKPTQHSVKELRSIGIQPDIIVCRTEKPLSEEMKEKLALFCDIDKDAVIQNKTLDSIYEVPLLLAEEGMDKIVLDKLALPDKPCDMDDWKKMVYDIYHTEKEVDIALVGKYVALHDAYLSVAEALSHAGIAYKAKVNIHWIDSEYLENPALSMADVFKDIDGIVVPGGFGNRGIEGKVRAIQYAREHKLPFLGLCLGMQCAVMEFARHVCGMDGATSSEFNETAAYPVIDLMPDQVDISDKGGTMRLGVYPCKLSEGTKTYEVYGDKLIYERHRHRWEFNNKYRPELTAAGLVLSGTSPDDRLVEIIEIPDHPWFVGCQFHPEFKSRPTKAHPLFRGLINAALKGKEERR